The Fibrobacter sp. UWR2 DNA segment AGAAAATATGATTTTTTTTGTAACGGGTGTTGGGGGCCAATTAGGTCATGATGTGGTGAACGAACTCGTATCTCGTGGGCATGTTGCCGTGGGGAGCGATATCGCTTCAGAATACGCGGGCGTTGCTGATGGTTCTGCTGTTACAAAGGCGGAGTATCGTCAACTGGATATCACAGATGCGAAAGCGGTAGAACGGGTCTTGATGGATGTCAAACCCGATGCGGTTGTTCATTGTGCGGCGTGGACTGCTGTTGATTTGGCGGAAGATGCTGACAAACAGGAAAAAGTTCGTGCAATCAATGCGTATGGCACCGAAAATATTGCACATATTTGCAAGGCTCTTGATTGCAAGATGACCTACATCAGCACGGACTACGTTTTTGACGGCCAGGGGACGGAACCCTGGAAGCCCGATTGCAAGGATTACAAGCCCCTGAACGTTTACGGTCAAACCAAACTTGAAGGCGAACTCGCCGTGAGCGGGACCTTGGAGAAGTTCTTTATTGTGCGTATCGCGTGGGTGTTCGGTCTCAACGGCAAGAATTTCATTAAGACGATGCTTAATGTGGGTAAGACTCATGACACCGTGCGCGTGGTGAACGACCAGATCGGCACGCCGACCTATACTTTGGATTTAGCTCGGTTGCTCGTGGATATGAACGAGACTGAAAAATATGGTTACTACCATGCTACTAACGAAGGTGGATACATCAGCTGGTATGATTTTACTTGCGAAATCTATCGACAGGCTGGCTTGAAGACCAAGGTTATTCCTGTAACGACTGCCGAATACGGCCTCAGCAAGGCTGCGCGCCCGTTCAACAGCCGCTTGGACAAGTGCAAACTCGTAGAAGCCGGTTTCAAACCGCTTCCCACATGGCAGGACGCTCTTGCACGATATTTAAAAGAAATAGGAGAATAACGTTATGGGAAAGTTCAATTTCATCAAGACGTCTATTGAGGGTGTAACCATCATTGAGCCGACCGTTTATGGTGATGCTCGTGGCTACTTCATGGAAACTTACAACAAGGCGGAATTTGATGCCGCGGGCCTGAACATGGTATTCGTGC contains these protein-coding regions:
- the rfbD gene encoding dTDP-4-dehydrorhamnose reductase translates to MIFFVTGVGGQLGHDVVNELVSRGHVAVGSDIASEYAGVADGSAVTKAEYRQLDITDAKAVERVLMDVKPDAVVHCAAWTAVDLAEDADKQEKVRAINAYGTENIAHICKALDCKMTYISTDYVFDGQGTEPWKPDCKDYKPLNVYGQTKLEGELAVSGTLEKFFIVRIAWVFGLNGKNFIKTMLNVGKTHDTVRVVNDQIGTPTYTLDLARLLVDMNETEKYGYYHATNEGGYISWYDFTCEIYRQAGLKTKVIPVTTAEYGLSKAARPFNSRLDKCKLVEAGFKPLPTWQDALARYLKEIGE